DNA from Danio aesculapii chromosome 10, fDanAes4.1, whole genome shotgun sequence:
taaattccaaaaacaaaattttaggccttaagtcttaaattgactgaaatattgtcttgcaggtcttaaataatttttgaatgggtcttaattttccttttgtTTATGCAAAGCTACCAGGTCAATCCAACATGCATCCAATCACtgacaatacatctcaataaaactttaagcAAAACTCTATtgataactaatattataacagtttgttgtgcatacatttagtttatcaAAGTTTTAATTTACgttatattaaaacaattaaaggtCTGCTTGTTTTCACACATTAGTTAAAATATGTTGCTtagaaataactaattaaaagGATGGGGCaatcatttttttattgattatagATGGGggaagtaatttttttatttctgggccttagcgtttagccctcatataagtctaaaatttcattcttgaAGGTCATAAAAAGGTCTGAAAGTCTtgaatttgacttggtgaaacctgcagaaaccctgtaataaAGATTTGGTTTGCTTGTATAATTGACTGCtaatttttgtcttatttcagGCAAACTGACAGActgatttacagtttttttttttatgtgatagATTTTGAAatgaaagtattatttatttcccattttatgtatttttaatcatacaaattatgtttttttgttgagGCTACATTTATACGACAATGTAGTAAAAACTAGTAAATAAGTAATTCTCCTGCTTTTTTTATAAGTTGTATaaaattcacatacacacatttacaacaaATAATGAAAGCTGCCAAATGTATTATGTATGCCGAGCCGTTAGATGGCACTGTCAGCTTGTTAGTAAGCAGTCCATGTAGGGAGTCATGATAACCTCTTTGTTGGCTAATGTCTTCCTGTGTTCCAtgttgatgcaaaaaaaaaaaattcattagtATTGTTTCAAatttgctgtgtgtgtatgtgttcttGATGACGGTTGTAATATTTGTGTAATTAGGGCAGTTTTTGCTGAAGAAGAAACTCTTGATCAGCAATAACACCACCACATATCCACCAttgttgtgtatgtttgtttaagCTTGCCTTTAAAATGGACAAGTACTGTACTGCGCAAGTCTACCCAACCTGGACTATAATGCCTATATTGCTTGTGTTTGCATTGAAATGATAGCAGTGGCATTTTTTGCACTTATGAAACTTTGTTAAACATTGTAACAAAATGTCATTATTGTGTAAACGAATAggcaaaacacattaaaactgtCCCATTTGTGGCTGAAAATCACTTATTTTAAAAGAGACGAGCTAAATAAGCAGAATTGTACAATGCAGTGCAACACACTTTGCGTTGTGTTGTATTCTTACCATCATATACATTTATTGTCACTTGTGGCACAATTGACTAGATACCTTGCCATTCTGCATTAAACTTTGCCAGTTTGTTGTGCTCCTAGGGCTGCTAGTGTTCATAAAATCCCACCGCTGTTGACCAGGATCAGCTAATTAAGCTGTCacagaaatatacacacacagtcattGTATCATAACAGAACTGATGTTTGACACTAATATGTGGCCTTAAGAGATTAAAAACCACAATAACTTCACCTGTGACTTGTCACAACGTTTTAGCTCATCATTAATGAATATATTTGCATATGCAACAATAAACATCAAGTTTGTTCAAATTTAGCTTTAGTATGATGGAAATTGTGCACCCAAAAATGTCCATAGTTGCATTTTGTACAGGTTTTTACTAGATTTGTGTCAATCAATTTGGAAATTTGAATTTGTTTCATAGCAGAATTTAGAAGACCTTTAGGATTTAAATGATTTGAGCACAAACAAGAGCAGAGTTGCATAATTAGTGGCACAGATGGGACAGATGTTTcagtcagtatatatatatatatatatatatatatatatatatatatattttttttttttttttttttttttttttttttttttttgggaaaaaaaaggttttggcAGGTTGCTATGAAAACTATGTATGTTCCTATAAAATTAACTATACTACCATAAAGTGGTCCTGTAGGTCAGTTAGTTCAGCTTACTACTGAACATCTCATTTTGTCATTGTGAAAATACACAGAAATCAAAAATTATTCCGGTGTTAAATCTCCAATGTGGTCTAAGCTCAGATGGTTTGCTCAGAGAAGCTGTAAACTACCTGTCAAGCAAAATAACCAGCCCCTGTTTTTATAGCATAAAACTATAGCATAACAAATTCAAACTGTTTGAATAATAAATTCAAACTGACcccaaaaacaatcaaacaatatatattgtttcCATTGCATAAATTGCAAAGATATATCAGCGTGATATCACCTACCTCAAATAACCAAAACCATTGTCTGGAAAATATTATtagaagtgttttttatttattaattgtgtttgtttcatACTGGCCAACATTTGTCTATGAAAATCCGGGAGACTGGGGGAATTACGGGAGTTTTTtgagagaaataacaaaacgggagggtggtgggagatgggtctgaaataccggagactcccgggaaaaacaggagtgttggtaGGTATGGTTTGTTTTTCTTTCGGTTTTAGTCCCTTACATTTACATGGCGAAGGTGGGGTTTATGACCTGTTTTGCATCCAGCCACAAGGGGGTGATCAAAGAGCACGCGGCTTCATTTATTTCTGGATATATGAGGCACGCACCTGTGTTAGATCTGTATATATTGGTCTCCAGAACCAGCGCTGTCAATCAAAGCATTAAAGTATTCGAAAGGTGTTGCTCAATATACCCAAAAGCATAAAAATCCTTAACAAAAACTGCCTCCTCCTTTTAAAGAATTATTCGGTTTTAAATAAGAGTCCAAATGTTTAATTAGAACTGTTCACAAGTGGTGAAAATGCTGTCAAATGAACTGGTATTTTTCATCACTGACTGAATaagaatactaaaaataaaaatatttttatacctTAAGGCATTCAAGTACTTAAACCCCAAATATTGCCACTTGcagctatattttatatatatataatctgttatcaaaacaaatacaccaacatttgttttaaataaatagtacTTTAATACAAGAAAAGAACATTTACACAAAGTTGCATTGTTAAGAAACCTCACAAATCTTAAGCCCAGTGTAAAATACAGCATAATCTGATGAGTTACAGGGAAAAAAATAATGCAGCAAAAAATGAATACATCTACTTCCTCTGTCTGAAAGCTTTTTATGGTTTTAGAAATTTAACCTCATTTACACCTTGCTGCTGTCACATGTAACTGTTCTACAGTTAATGATTAATTAGCATAATTTATTGTggtaatatatttcatattttgctcCATAGTCAATTTACGTAACAGGTACTGTACAAGTTTGTTTTGATGCTGACTGAAGGTACAAACTCAGCTCATTGTTCTACAACAGCTTCTTGCTCAtactattacatttaaaaaaaaaaaaaccaataacACAAAGTAGGCATTTACTTCTTCATTGCTATCGTTTCATTGTTCACTTGACTCATGGATCACCTGACAATCCAAACATGACCCATAATCTCGTGTGGAGATCAAACTGAAACAACCAGTATTACTAGTTTTACTGCATTACAGAAACCATGATGACTAACTTTAGCTTGTACTGTATTTCCACAGCAAAGgaaaatattgcacattaaaTGCATTCAAATGACATTTGTTATAATTTGGTATTAAATCGAACCTTACGATATTAATGTGATACCGATTATATGTTCATTAAGGTGCATGAGCTAATTTTAAACCGACATTATAGCTATTTACAAATTCAGAGTTGTTTAGCTTCAGGTTGCAAATGGAAAGCACAAACAGTAACTGCTGTAAACATTCAAAGTACACTTGTATACTTGTAAAAAAGAATGCTGTAGAAAATTCACAATTAATTGCAACTAGAAGTCAAACAAGACATTGAATTACAGTTAAACTCAGAATCAGAAAGACTAGTATTCTCATGAAACAAACTTTGAAAAATCTGTTTATACAGTGTACTTGtacgttgtaaaaaaaaaaaactggtgtaACAACAATTCCAAGAATTTACACTCCAGTTGCTCAAAAAGCTTTGTCGTCTACACTCACAAAATTGTAAAagaatattcacagtatgtcctaACCAAGTTAATACCTCTAGAGATCAGCATCATACGGTCTTCCAGTGTATGATGCATTGACTGATCCCAAATCTCTCCCTCTGTCTGTTCCTCTACCTCTATCTCTGTCTCTGGTTTTGGCTCTTGGGAAGTCCAGGTCATCGTCCAGAGACTTCTGCGAGTATGGTACGCTGCTGGAATTGCTTGGACTCACAGTTCTTGGTCTGTAGCTCCTCGGCTGAGCCGTTGGTCTGGTCACAGGCCTTTCTCTTGTTTTGGGTTCAGGCTTTTCTCCACGATTCCGTCCCCCGCAGCAGGAGCAAATCCCGATGAACATCACGAATCCACCGAGGACCTCCATGATGCCTCCAATGTAGCCCAAAATGATGCAGTATCCTACACGGATGTCTGGGGTCGTCGTCGTGCTTCTTATGACCATTGTGGAATTGATGCTGGTCATTATGTGAGTGTACCACGCAATGGGAATGATGGCCAGGACGCCGGAGCAGAAGATGAGAAGGCCACCCAGCGCAGCCAGTATCCATCTGGGTTTTTCCCTCCAGCATCGGACACCAGGAGTTGCCACCACCAAGCCGAGTGCAGTTACGATCAAGGATGCGATCATCATTCCTTGAGCAATTGGAATGATTTGGCTGGTGAAGTAGATTTGGTCGTTGCCTTGTTGGTTACACGTTTGGGTTCTAGACGATGTGTAGGTCAAGCAGCTATCCCAGATTCCCTGTCCCACGACCATATCTGTAGAGAAACCTGGCACGTTGTTGACAGTGCGCCAGTTTGTTGCAACCGTGCTGGTCAGGTCCAGGACCCAGCCGCAGGGTGCCATGACCATCCCGAATATCAGAATCCCTGGAGTCCGCATGGTTGAGGATTGAGCTGCTGTCTGTCTTTGAGGTGAGTGAAGTGTGTCTGGTGCTTAAGAAGAAACACACTGAAACCTGGAGGAGGCGATTAGCATCTGAAGGGTGTGGTGATGCATGTCTCCTTCAAACTCACAAACTGGTTTCTGCTGCATTTCTTTTACTAAGCATTTCCGTAAAACTTGGAATTCCAGTGTTCAGGGCAGTGATGCATAGTTGAGGGAAAGTTGATAAAGTTTCATGTTAAATGTTAATCAAAACATTTGTTTAGCAATTAAATGTgcaaacctacactgtaaaaatatccacactgtaaaataaatccattattttaAGCTAGGGTGtcgaaaaaaaaaatcgtaaaatAATGAccggtaaattacagacatttaccggaaattaaaatttaaggaaattactgtaatttaaaggtctgttattttatggtaagtgtctgtaatttaacggctgctTTCTTgcgttttaaaaaatgattaaaaaatgcataataacagattttttttacagtgcatacattaacagttttccttattttttgtttttattttttcccatttatttatgcttttgaattgcattatgaacCTTAAACTtctttctgacaacttttaacattaaaaagttggaaaaagtaacattttcaatagtataaagtgatatattgtctgggttggtgttatatATTAAGGTGCAAgtccttgtaataagctgccagtacagtttctgttattttacagacttatgtctttatacattatttcttatacattacattatttcaaactactaaaatgtcaataaaagtcactttgttaacttgtagagttgaatttttaacatcaaaggTTGAAAGAGCAGATAACATGGtcccataatacaattaaaatgacttATTTGATTTTAAGGCTTCTTTGTGATCCTTAAGTATTTTTGTGTATTCTTTGTGATccttaagtatttttaaaatggctTTGAATAATTCTTCTGAATATGCCTGACTTTTTTTGGTATAcaaactatttttatatttaataacattacagTGGTCTCTTGtaaagataaaaatgtaaaataaatagcttcacccaaaaatgaaaaagtgaaaacattttatttactctcccttgtgtggttttgacttttgtgagtttctttcttatgtgttgaacacaaaagaagatgttttgaagaattctGTTTGGTAGAAGGGGTAACATGGTGACTCGGTGGTTAGCGTTGTCAATAAGTTTGCTGCTTCGAAGCCCGAcagggtcagttgacatttctgtgtggagtttacatgctctccctgtgtttgcgtacATTTCCTTCGGGCGCTccggttttccctacagtccaaagacatgtgccatagatgaattgaataaattggccgtagtgtattgatgtttcccagtactgggttgcagctggaagggcatccactgtgtaaaacatatactggataaattggcagttcattccactgtggcgaaccctaatgaataaagggactaagccaaaggaaaatgaatgaatgaatgtttggtaGAACCCATCAACTTCTAGAGAGCAAAATTACTATCAaagtcccagcaaccagcattcttcaaattatcttcttttgtgttcaacagaagaaataggttttgaacaagtgaagggtgagtaaatgacagattttccatttttgggtgaatgatCCCTTCAGTTAAAATAAACAGgacacatatgttttaaaaattttattatattacattttattgtttgttgttgATAGAGTTTTTTTGTGGTTTTATATTTTGTATCTTTATGCATTAGtaactttcagaaataaagtgtgaccaaatattatataataaaatatgtgatCATTTTTATcacttttgtattttataaaatagtTATAAATAACAAAAGTACAACATCATATAAATTGACCTTTTATTTCTTCACTTCATCATTCAGTATATTAATGCATGTAAACATCTGCGCTAGCTCCAGGACACTGTTCATTCGTCACAATTATAAAAATGCATGGAAATAAACAGCCTTCAGTCATTTCCATTAAAATGGATGAGTTGAAAACAATGACAACATTATTGTGCACAAGAAACCTCATTTACATATTTTGTCACGACATCAATTTTTGCAAACACGCATATCTGTTCATGTGTGAAGTGGTAGTACAACTTCAGAAGAACGTGTTTGCTTTTTGTACAGCAAAATCTCAAAAGGTTGCTTATAAGTTATGCATTTACACACATTACCTACTAGTgctacaaaaatacatttaaggtACAGCATGAGGGCTTTACAATATAAAGTGCAAAGTATACAGGCAAAATAATGTTAGTGCTGTTTGAAATAATCTCAGACTAGAAAGCTTATGCGGGCAACCATAATTTCTGACAAATTGCACTGATTAGCTAGCAATAACAACATTCATGTTACACGCTGTAAAACGTAAGAAATTTGTTAATCAATATGGCCTTTCTGTGAATAGGTAACAAACATTCAGACAGTGAAACATAAAATACACCAACATAATGGTTAACATGAAATAAACTGCCTGAAGTTTAACATGAAGCACATGGCTATAAaagtaataaactaataaacagcTTTTCAACTATGAGaaactttgttttaaattttactttactttgtaTTAAGTTCAACTTGGAACAACTTAAATTAAGCATTGATACACATGCCATATTTATGACGTACATGTAGCTTAAGAGATTTGACCAATTAAAGTCTTCACTAAAGCTAAGACATTAAgccaagaaataaaaaataaaaaaacggttAAAAGACAGTAGCCTACTACAGTAGCCAAAACAACTGAAAATAGGCCTAGGCTTACATAAAACGAAGAAATATACAACTTTTGTTTTAAAGTTAGTTCTATATATAGAAACAATAtatctattatttaaaatttgcttctatatatatagtaataagtattttaataagtattaataagTATATATTTTGAACGTGTAAAGAGACTAAGTAGATCTACCTTGGAGTCATTGTGCTTCGAGTATGTGGAGCTAATCAGTTTTTGCTGCTTTTTTGTCACCAAAATTGGTGGAATTGTctgtaatagttttttttctgtatgaaTTACTGCTGTATACatgattgatttaaaaataagttgaacTTATGCACACAATTCCAGACGAACATCACCAGAGTCTTTCTTTAAAGGTTGAACAAATAGGCCTTTTAAAAATTATTCTCCTAATGGATAAAATGAACAAGCTATTACTTTCAAAACCCCAATATTAgtctttttaataaatataaatgcaagGCACTTAGTCTACActgcagttttccatattttgtgatccatgtttttttatttttttcctgtttattcatgcttttgaattATATGTGAccttaatttttgttttcaaaagcttTAACCTTGAAgagtatgattttctttcttttgtgaCTTCTATTAGactttttctaaacatttttaatactttaaagtgATAAAATGTctatgttgtatattatggtagaAAAACCTTGTTAAAAACAGTACGCTGAAAAATTATTTCtgctaaattgttgcaaacaatttatataggttaaatttaaacaaacaaattaatctgagctagtgttcaacataatttgcttgtttaaagtcagcccaaatttaaaaaatagtaaatccaaagAACTGTCTTTGAATCCTTGTTTCAGTGTaaatgttctgttattttacagacttgtttctatataattttatttcttatacataaaattatttcaaactactaaaatgtcaataaatgtcactttgttaaactgtagagttgaattttcaacaaaaaaagtcgacaaagcagagatcaacatctcgTAGGcctaatgcaattcacaaccgcaaataaacagaaaccacaaaatacagaaattattaattaacagGTATATTTACAATGTACTGTACATATTTTCACAATAGTCTATTTTAGTAGGCTAAaagttgtcattttatttaaaatagtctGTATTTCCATAGTATAAACGAGGATCCATAAAAAATATTTCCAAGCTGAAATGTGTTAAGATGTAATGACGTTATTGTAAGGCTGCATGCCTAGTCTTCAAAGCTTTTAATCTACAGATCTGAATCGTAAGGTCGTGCTTTATAAGCGTTCACTGGTCTGCTGTCCTCCTGTCTCCTGGCTCTGTAGAAGTCCGTCTCGGTGTGTTTGGAGTAATAGGGCGCGCTGCTGGCACTGCTGATGCTGCTCACACTGGGCACTGTGTCTCTGCGCGCCGGTGGGGGCATCGGGTTTTGCGCGGACCTGACCACGTTTATCCTCGTCCTGTCAGCTGGCTTGCTTCTGCCACATCTCTGACACAAGCCGATAGACATCACCAAACCCCCGAGCACCTCCAAAATGCCCCCAATGAAGCCTAGCACCAGGCAGTACCCGACGCGGACATCTGAAGACGCGGCGGGGATGGTAGTCATGATGTTGGTGTACCACGACACCGGGATGATGGTGAGCACCCCGGAGATGAAGATGAGGACACCACCGACCCCAGCCACCGTCCACTGCGGGTATTCAGTCCAGCACCGCACTCCAGCAGATGCCACACCGATGCCAATTAGGTTAAGGATAAGCGACGACAGCATCAAGCCCCGCGCGATCGTGATGATCTGCGCGCTGAAGTACTGCGTGTCCGCCTGTCCGCAGAGGATGTTCTGAGACGACGAGTAAGTCTTGCAGATGTCCCATAATCCTTGTTGGAGGACCAGATCGATTGACTCCCCATTTATGTTGTTGATCGTGCGCCAGGCTGGTGCCACCGTGCAGACGAGCTCCATGATCCAGCCGCAAGGTCCTAGCACCATGCCGAAAATAAAAATCCCAGGAGTTCTCATGATTGATTTAGGGAGTGGGGGAAAAAGGGGGAATGAATGAGTTTGATTCAGGCTTGTTTTAGGAGTAGCAGGGAACCTGAAACTTCATGTGGGAGGATCCCATCTAATCTGGCTATTGTTGAGCGTCACGTGACTGTCTGCGTTTGTCAACATTAGACTGCTCCAAGTTTCGACGGACTGCTCCAGCCACACCTGTAGACCACGCCCACCACAGTGACGTCACGTGCGTTTGGAGACTGTAGGTTTGCAGAGGAGACAGTCTGTTAGATAAGAAATGTAACAAATGGTTTCTgtgtcaattttttcaatttaaaaggaAATTTATTGAGGAACGTTTTACTGGAGGTCCTTAATTGAGGATATAGACTGGAATATAACCTGGCTTTTACCTGGGAAATATTGCATTTCCTACAAGGAATACATtttagaaatacattttaaactttacATAAAATTTATCTGGTAAATTCTAATATTACTAAATTTTTGGACATCAACAGCTCCTGTTCTTTCTGCAAATAAACAGAGGAGACATTAGTACATATGTTTTTTGATTGTCCAATATCCAAGCAATTTTGGTCACTCCTATAGTCCTAT
Protein-coding regions in this window:
- the cldn23.1 gene encoding claudin 23a, with product MRTPGILIFGMVMAPCGWVLDLTSTVATNWRTVNNVPGFSTDMVVGQGIWDSCLTYTSSRTQTCNQQGNDQIYFTSQIIPIAQGMMIASLIVTALGLVVATPGVRCWREKPRWILAALGGLLIFCSGVLAIIPIAWYTHIMTSINSTMVIRSTTTTPDIRVGYCIILGYIGGIMEVLGGFVMFIGICSCCGGRNRGEKPEPKTRERPVTRPTAQPRSYRPRTVSPSNSSSVPYSQKSLDDDLDFPRAKTRDRDRGRGTDRGRDLGSVNASYTGRPYDADL
- the cldn23.2 gene encoding claudin-23 — protein: MRTPGIFIFGMVLGPCGWIMELVCTVAPAWRTINNINGESIDLVLQQGLWDICKTYSSSQNILCGQADTQYFSAQIITIARGLMLSSLILNLIGIGVASAGVRCWTEYPQWTVAGVGGVLIFISGVLTIIPVSWYTNIMTTIPAASSDVRVGYCLVLGFIGGILEVLGGLVMSIGLCQRCGRSKPADRTRINVVRSAQNPMPPPARRDTVPSVSSISSASSAPYYSKHTETDFYRARRQEDSRPVNAYKARPYDSDL